A part of Vanessa tameamea isolate UH-Manoa-2023 chromosome 20, ilVanTame1 primary haplotype, whole genome shotgun sequence genomic DNA contains:
- the Kmr gene encoding uncharacterized protein Kmr isoform X4, with protein sequence MENKKNVTATQQPLTQQHLMAHHVHPDQIYSPQHSQLPAHLNNQSAQIQPNGVMHQLLQSQYHSNMNARSPLLENRHEMYGTGQNHDYARHYGANDNYNYAQSPPRLERTEIHVDQNVNHELQNIPKGYNAEVYQDYLKRNPPKESNQIYQNHQHTYRPNVNQYGSKPYLPYSNRIGPQSNTELLRRQYNEIQQMKMQQQMHYQNQAQMHQQQKFAERQLLLQQIHGVQPPPNLQNSIYSDSSYRDLYSSKNDFKDYSSPDIQKDIDMYAKNNEYKERDVPIRQYQETQWQSNQPDYRESERQNQLDQGKSKNQSQASEFNIQKNNPAVVSPMKSSESSTPSIKSPSLESRRSSSGTQALRSPTAQRIPSAPVTMAGLLYKQGSDGLKVWRKRWFVLSEYCLFYYKSQDEEKLLGSVLLPSYKVSACTADDKVMRKFAFKLEHANMRTYVLAALDQETMLKWVKALTMAALMQSPTEQQQKQNDRAAAKTEDGDETAGPTYANAPPKPRRSNDGYNSPSPDMYDPNYDLLKKPASHYSQGTNHTRYQDTNYSTKQEIYTRTPISPPTQMPYPTKRPYDMQNLSLPLTNTVSETLDKNHTPSMYKSNSQSPYFDSRKSQQQQAEDDKIESLYEKQPNYNPFLQDYGQKVEQKHKVDEVNQPPTDLNKISIYNESFSETRSDSKPLADSSVYGRELYGDLNNKITKPTTSMNDRLAERRTPDAYRRSTAMSSYNSEKIGDYEDIYAAYGNEKTYTKSPNPSRDAVSLSSNKSPQEQPFGYTQEKVFSGPSVLRRKKMQASGIQPPMPRPHSADFLEYESKNEALNKTMPARNTYDPPKQPQRPKSSLDINSYYDPSSDKYYSEESYAQKMRQSAQYLQQQGLGPKNIQIPLEKYASGLAEKQLHSPYAQTINNNYETEFNVNRNIRDNVSYNSKYSDLEGMNSNWTLKEKDLEKQKDYLNRSGSVMSDSSNVSGFVKDTNRYDPNIEGFIRSASARLPSSTERDGEKKVQQREESMKRLLEWKQRMLQSPLTRKSTPATISLARSLNQSRQSLRSDQYKPKSYKNASYNSYSSDDEEETPGTDLQNTRDMQAGRSHKANVTSPTLERLTSPHALSSTSLAECTFTNQTTTSVTENTYENIFCTISVPKIVTDLDSGDDEVNKCDFKSSEQEVLPSTSGLLENEIALSCEAQVSDNEGYETHDSEAESEAHIEYTDNDLDEVLLASDNEVENFSESIELKVNTDVSNLVADEKNAKKSETPPVHPLGEDHYLPMSPRKMSTIEPAHKTILENISVFDQSMPLNYEDNPYVEMNVGFEEDDMQAYEIVCVNNGKAEPVYMELSNVISQIKSNEDLVKSNNISETASNFADTKDHTLKRSSKNQKEKLDSSEAEEEGSVDLSFRRFSISDNFRPASYYLGGSRSILERQDSLDSDIVPPPPVPSSSPPFDDLLDEELSKYILDKLDKSDISQDNSIIKMLTRENQKMSIIKKKTTSLMIYGSSTSIHDSISRGEKIRNSRASLTSENSKSIEVSSTFYNNSIVDQFNNSGNETDSLRSINQNKGSSRLSLESDVSSKFEASPSNHSDSIADLRHSYEEPNLENEIKRRPLSSDSIYELNESEHLIDNEYSNVNLDSYLQSLRATTSEYDNIVNYSPLNRISTNSSLTYESNSIRNNENVVVHHRSSSTPVSQNIASVSNEKRSSLETQSKWYNENGIAHAGSQSSNSSIGLPISPISFYRKEYNGDTIKKKNLNNNVLADKTKEFDTEKISLRPSLDTPGSSATTGFHSRESSTEHSAPYYYSDLSSQEHINVLPVSHFLKNTNIHRKLNNQRRRGSMQKKNEISHIHNPLRNNQVIMSDHQFDLAASARSVSVEFLSAVEKYPDIDLKNIYESSSSKTSKIPESMNLISSLSCKKSMNNKNYERISSPSRSMINQSSAQTSTSMKVSSGSMSSHCSENSSNTVYYDAEAEAGAYENIMYHGEKHWDEDNLWRDNLRRVSHRHARSMDDLDAMPIERSLLDRSHVNASAMNSIKRVKKTVLDKMKSNTTYVNCDIQAQAQRNRDSKTRKEINPQNELKNENDVYVSLATDSEVCQEQTDEGVYEQLTIESTENSLPQSNLVHESSNSGKKRRQFEIDRENLRQWDLMSSGLMKGELGRVRSAVVGMRASEHIGSYSMDNGTDNASNEGIL encoded by the exons AtggagaataaaaaaaatgtgacggCAACGCAACAACCTCTCACGCAGCAACACCTCATGGCACACCATGTTCACCCCGATCAAATATATTCGCCTCAACATTCACAGTTACCTGCGCATTTAAACAACCAGTCCGCGCAAATTCAACCTAATGGCGTCATGCACCAGCTATTGCAAAGTCAATATCATTCCAACATGAATGCACGATCGCCGCTCCTTGAAAACAGACACGAGATGTATGGAACTGGTCAAAATCACGACTACGCCAGACATTACGGAGCGAACgacaattataattatgcaCAGTCTCCTCCACGCCTCGAAAGAACGGAAATCCACGTAGACCAAAATGTAAACCATGAACTGCAAAATATTCCTAAAGGATATAATGCAGAAGTGTACCAAGATTACTTAAAACGAAACCCACCGAAAGAAAGTAACCAAATATATCAAAACCATCAACATACGTATAGGCCTAATGTTAATCAGTACGGATCAAAGCCGTATCTTCCATATTCAAATAGAATAGGTCCACAGAGTAATACCGAATTGTTAAGGAGACAGTATAATGAAATACAGCAAATGAAAATGCAACAACAAATGCACTATCAAAATCAGGCACAGATGCATCAGCAACAAAAATTTGCTGAGCGACAGTTACTACTACAACAAATTCATGGCGTTCAACCACCGCCGAATttacaaaatagtatttattcagaTAGTTCTTATAGAGATTTGTACAGTAGTAAAAATGATTTCAAAGATTATAGCAGTCCAGATATACAAAAAGATATCGATATGTACGCTAAGAACAACGAGTACAAGGAAAGAGACGTACCTATCAGGCAATATCAAGAAACACAATGGCAATCTAATCAACCTGATTACCGGGAGTCAGAAAGGCAAAATCAACTGGACCAAGGCAAATCAAAAAACCAATCTCAAGCTTCCGAATTCAACATTCAAAAGAATAACCCGGCAGTGGTTTCCCCGATGAAATCAAGCGAATCCAGTACGCCTAGTATAAAATCTCCTTCTTTAGAAAGTCGACGGAGTAGTAGTGGTACTCAAGCATTACGATCTCCGACTGCGCAACGAATACCATCTGCTCCTGTAACTATGGCTGGACTATTATATAAGCAAGGATCCGATGGTCTTAAAGTTTGGCGGAAGAGATGGTTTGTTTTATCGGAATACTGCTTGTTCTATTATAAAA gTCAAGATGAAGAGAAACTCCTAGGATCTGTGCTTTTGCCATCTTACAAAGTATCAGCATGTACTGCAGACGATAAAGTGATGCGGAAGTTTGCTTTTAAGTTGGAACACGCAAATATGCGGACGTATGTGTTAGCTGCATTAGACCAGGAAACGATGTTGAAGTGGGTTAAAGCGCTCACTATGGCCGCTCTTATGCAAAGTCCCAC TGAACAGCAGCAAAAACAAAATGACCGAGCAGCTGCGAAAACAGAG GATGGCGATGAAACAGCAGGCCCAACATATGCAAATGCTCCACCGAAACCGAGACGATCTAATGATGGATATAATTCACCTAGTCCTGATAT gtACGATCCAAATTACGATCTACTCAAAAAACCTGCATCACACTACAGTCAAGGCACCAATCATACTAGATACCAGGACACAAACTATAGCACTAAACAGGAGATTTACACACGCACCCCGATATCACCGCCAACGCAAATGCCATATCCAACAAAACGGCCCTATGATATGCAGAATCTATCATTACCATTAACTAATACTGTTTCTGAAACACTAGATAAAAATCACACACCCTCCATGTACAAATCTAATTCACAATCCCCTTATTTCGATAGTAGGAAAAGTCAGCAACAACAGGCAGAAGATGATAAAATCGAGAGTCTATACGAAAAGCAACCAAACTACAATCCATTCTTACAAGATTATGGACAGAAAGTTGAACAGAAGCATAAAGTAGATGAAGTTAATCAGCCACCtactgatttaaataaaatatccattTATAATGAAAGTTTTTCTGAAACTCGAAGTGACTCAAAACCATTAGCCGATTCGAGTGTGTACGGAAGGGAATTATATGGCGATTTAAATAACAAGATAACTAAACCAACAACGTCAATGAATGACCGATTAGCTGAGAGACGCACTCCAGATGCTTATAGAAGATCGACAGCGATGTCTTCATATAACTCTGAAAAGATCGGGGATTACGAAGACATTTATGCAGCCTACGGTAAcgaaaaaacatatacaaaatcACCAAATCCATCACGTGATGCCGTTAGTCTATCTAGTAACAAATCTCCGCAAGAACAACCCTTTGGTtat acgcaagaaaaagtttttagtgGACCCTCGGTTTTACGTAGGAAGAAGATGCAAGCAAGTGGCATTCAGCCACCGATGCCACGACCACATAGTGCCGATTTCCTAGAGTATGAATCAAAGAACGAGGCTCTCAACAAAACCATGCCGGCACGAAACACTTATGATCCACCGAAACAACCACAACGTCCTAAGTCTAGCCTTGATATCAATTCTTATTACGATCCTAGttcagataaatattattcgGAGGAAAGTTATGCACAAAAAATGCGACAATCGGCACAATATTTACAACAGCAAGGTCTTGGACCAAAAAATATCCAAATCCCCCTAGAGAAATATGCAAGTGGACTTGCtgaaaaacaattacattcTCCATATGctcaaactattaataataactacgAAACCGAGTTTAATGTTAACCGTAATATTCGTGATAATGTGAGTTACAATTCAAAGTACAGTGATCTAGAAGGAATGAATTCTAACTGGACTTTGAAGGAAAAAGATCTAGAAAAACAGAAAGATTATTTAAACAGAAGTGGAAGTGTAATGAGTGATAGTTCTAATGTTAGTGGTTTTGTTAAGGATACTAACAGATATGACCCGAATATAGAAGGATTTATAAGATCAGCAAGTGCAAGACTTCCTTCATCTACTGAAAGAGATGGTGAAAAGAAGGTACAACAG cGTGAGGAGTCAATGAAAAGACTTTTGGAATGGAAGCAAAGGATGTTGCAGTCTCCGCTTACTAGAAAGAGCACACCAGCTACCATTTCTCTAGCAAGATCTTTAAATCAAAGTAGACAATCATTGCGATCAGATCAGTATAAGCCTAAGTCCTACAAAAATGCATCTTACAACAGTTATTCTTCAGACGATGAAG AAGAAACACCGGGCACTGATCTGCAAAATACGAGAGATATGCAGGCAGGAAGGTCCCATAAAGCTAATGTTACTAGCCCTACCTTAGAGCGGCTGACTTCTCCGCACGCGCTTAGTTCTACTTCACTTGCAGAATGTACTTTCACCAACCAAACCACAACATCCGTTACGGAAAACACGTACGAGAATATTTTCTGCACAATTTCTGTCCCTAAAATAGTTACCGACCTTGACAGCGGTGACGATGAGGTTAATAAATGTGACTTCAAAAGTAGTGAACAAGAAGTTTTACCATCAACATCTGGATTATTAGAAAACGAAATTGCATTGTCGTGTGAAGCACAAGTAAGTGATAATGAAGGCTATGAAACACATGACAGTGAAGCAGAATCAGAAGCTCATATTGAATATACAGACAATGATTTAGACGAAGTTTTACTAGCATCCGATAATGAAGTTGAAAATTTCAGTGAAAGTATCGAATTGAAAGTAAATACAGATGTGTCTAATCTAGTCGCAGacgaaaaaaatgcaaaaaagtCGGAAACACCTCCAGTGCATCCATTAGGTGAAGATCATTATTTGCCTATGAGCCCACGGAAAATGTCAACTATTGAACCTGCTCATAAAAcgatattagaaaatattagcGTATTTGATCAAAGCATGCCTCTTAACTATGAAGATAATCCTTATGTTGAAATGAATGTAGGATTTGAAGAAGATGATATGCAAGCATATGAAATCGTTTGTGTTAATAATGGAAAAGCAGAGCCAGTTTATATGGAGCTAAGTAACGTGATATcacaaataaaatctaatgaagatttagtaaaatcaaataatatatccgAGACTGCATCTAATTTTGCTGATACTAAGGATCACACTTTAAAAAGAAgttcaaaaaatcaaaaagaaaaactaGACTCATCTGAAGCTGAAGAAGAAGGTTCAGTTGATTTATCTTTTCGTAGATTTAGTATCTCTGATAATTTTCGACCTGCTTCTTATTATCTTGGTGGCAGTAGATCAATATTGGAGAGACAAGATAGTTTGGATAGTGATATAGTACCGCCTCCTCCAGTACCGAGCTCTTCGCCTCCATTTGATGACTTATTGGACGAAGAACTGtctaaatacattttagataAACTAGATAAATCTGATATTTCACAGGataattctataattaaaatgttaacaagGGAAAATCAAAAAAtgagtataattaaaaagaaaacgacATCTTTAATGATATATGGCAGTAGTACTTCAATACATGATAGTATTTCAAGAGGTGAAAAAATTCGTAATAGTAGAGCAAGTCTAACTAGCGAAAATAGTAAATCTATCGAAGTTTCtagtactttttataataactcaATCGTGgatcaatttaataatagtgGCAACGAAACAGACTCTCTAAGaagtattaatcaaaataaaggaAGCTCAAGATTGTCTTTAGAATCAGATGTAAGTAGTAAATTTGAAGCATCACCATCAAATCACTCAGATTCAATAGCAGATCTGCGACATTCATACGAAGAACCGAATCtcgaaaatgaaattaaaagaagACCTCTTTCTAGTGATTCTATATATGAACTTAATGAGTCAGAACATCTCATTGACAACGAATATTCTAATGTTAATTTAGATTCCTATTTACAAAGTCTAAGAGCGACTACAAGTGAATATGATAACATAGTTAATTACTCGCCATTAAATAGAATAAGCACAAATAGTAGTTTAACATATGAAAGTAATTCAATAAGAAATAATGAAAACGTCGTTGTTCATCACCGGTCTTCTAGTACACCAGTAAGCCAAAACATAGCCTCGGTTTCTAATGAGAAAAGAAGTAGTCTAGAAACTCAAAGTAAATGGTATAACGAAAATGGTATCGCACACGCAGGTTCACAAAGTTCCAACAGCTCCATTGGATTACCAATTTCGCCTATTTCTTTCTATCGAAAAGAATATAATGGTGATAcaatcaaaaagaaaaatttaaacaataatgttttagctgataaaacaaaagaatttgATACTGAAAAAATCTCTTTAAGGCCTAGTTTAGATACACCTGGTTCTTCAGCTACGACCGGATTTCATAGCAGAGAAAGCTCAACGGAACATAGTGCACCATACTATTATTCAGATCTTTCGTCTCAGGAACATATTAATGTCCTCCCTGTTTCACACTTTCTTAAAAATACGAATATCCATcgcaaattaaataatcaaagacgGAGGGGCTCCATGcagaaaaaaaacgaaatatcaCATATACATAATCCGCTACGTAATAATCAAGTAATAATGTCTGATCACCAATTTGATTTAGCGGCATCAGCAAGAAGTGTTTCAGTTGAATTTTTAAGTGCAGTTGAAAAATACCCagacattgatttaaaaaacatatatgaatCTTCAAGCAGCAAAACTTCAAAAATCCCAGAATCAATGAACCTTATTTCTAGTCTTAGttgtaaaaaaagtatgaacaataaaaattatgaaagaaTTTCATCGCCAAGCCGGAGTATGATAAATCAAAGTAGTGCTCAAACCAGTACTTCAATGAAAGTTTCATCAGGAAGTATGTCTTCTCATTGTAGCGAAAATTCATCTAACACTGTTTATTATGATGCCGAAGCAGAAGCAGGtgcttatgaaaatattatgtaccaTGGTGAAAAGCACTGGGATGAAGATAATCTATGGCGAGACAATTTGAGACGAGTTTCTCATCGACATGCTCGATCCATGGATGATTTAGATGCAATGCCTATAGAACGTTCATTATTAGATAGGTCTCATGTTAATGCTTCCGCAATGAATAGTATAAAACGTGTAAAGAAAACAGTTTtagataaaatgaaatcaaatacaACTTATGTTAATTGTGACATCCAGGCTCAAGCTCAAAGAAATAGAGACAGCAAAACTCGTAAAGAAATAAATCCTCAGAATGAACTTAAGAATGAAAATGATGTTTATGTTAGTCTAGCAACAGATTCTGAAGTATGCCAGGAACAAACTGATGAGGGGGTATATGAACAGTTAACTATAGAATCAACTGAGAATTCACTTCCACAGAGTAACTTAGTACATGAATCATCTAACAGTGGTAAAAAAAGGCGTCAGTTCGAAATCGATAGAGAAAATCTTAGACAGTGGGATTTGATGTCTAGCGGTCTCATGAAAGGTGAATTAGGTCGCGTGCGGAGTGCAGTCGTAGGTATGCGTGCAAGTGAACATATAGGGAGTTATAGCATGGACAATGGAACTGACAATGCAAGCAATGAAGGTATCCTATAG